One part of the Vanessa cardui chromosome 2, ilVanCard2.1, whole genome shotgun sequence genome encodes these proteins:
- the LOC124537750 gene encoding protein Mpv17, producing the protein MASARGIFQLYQKLLSNRPYLVQAIQAGTLMGAGDIISQTCIENKSVENFDYKRTIKFSSIGFFVGGPALRAWYGLLNKHVGVGGKTVAIKKVFVDQAIFAPGFLFFILIAVGTMQGKSWESIKTDIDANYMDVLKTNYYIWPWVQLANFYYIPLQYQVLIVQSVALFWNTYLSWKTNHKRLLE; encoded by the exons ATGGCGAGCGCTCGtggaatatttcaattatatcaaAAACTCCTTAGCAATCGACCTTATTTAGTGCAAGCTATCCAAGCAGGAACATTGATGGGTGCTGGCGATATTATTTCACAAACTTGCATAGAAAATAAAAGTGTTGAAAATTTTGACTATAAGAGGACGATAAAGTTTTCAAGCATTGGGTTTTTTGTTGGA GGTCCAGCTTTACGAGCCTGGTATGGATTATTGAACAAACATGTTGGAGTTGGTGGTAAAACAGTGGCTATCAAGAAAGTTTTCGTTGATCAAGCTATATTTGCTCcagggtttttattttttatattaattgctgTGGGTACAATGCAAGGAAAATCTTGGGAATCTATTAAAACTGATATTGATGCCAATTATATGGATGttctaaaaacaaattattatatttggccATGGGTACAGTTagctaatttttattatattccattaCAATATCAAGTATTAATTGTACAGTCAGTTGCACTTTTTTGGAATACTTATTTGTCAtggaaaacaaatcataaaaggTTATTAGAATAA
- the LOC124535829 gene encoding dnaJ homolog subfamily C member 5 homolog — translation MDKRKLSTAGDSLYQILQVPKTATADDVKKSYRKLALKYHPDKNSNNPEAAEKFKEVNRAHKILSDATKRNIYDNYGSLGLYIAEQFGEENVNFYFTVTSPWCKALLVISCILTGCYCCCCLCCCCNFCCNKCKPRPPEESGDYHTLERDDSDGIQPVTMQPGGEGRPSGEQAPPIAMPAPAPGVSENTGLNTGSSIPKYT, via the exons ATGGACAAAAGGAAATTATCAACTGCGGGCGATAGCCTGTATCAAATACTGCAGGTACCCAAAACTGCAACCGCCGATGATGTCAAAAAAAGTTATCGTAAATTAGCATTGAAATATCATCCGGATAAAAACTCAAATAATCCAGAGGCAGCGGAAAAGTTTAAAGAGGTGAATCGTGCTCACAAAATATTAAGTGACGCTACAAAGAGAAATATCTATGACAACTATGGCTCCCTCGGATTATACATAGCTGAGCAATTTGGAGAAGAAAATGTCAACTTCTACTTCACTGTCACTAGTCCTTGGTGCAAAGCCCTTCTCGTTATTAGTTGTATCTTGACCGGATGTTACTGCTGTTGCTGTCTTTGCTGCTGTTGTAACTTCTGCTGTAACAAATGCAAACCGCGACCACCAGAAGAGTCTGGTGATTACCATACCCTTGAACGAGACGATTCAGACGGGATACAACCGGTGACGATGCAGCCAGGTGGAGAAGGCCGCCCGTCTGGTGAACAGGCACCACCCATTGCCATGCCGGCGCCAGCTCCAGGCGTATCCGAGAACACGGGTCTCAACACAG GGAGCAGTATTCCAAAATACACATGA
- the LOC124538007 gene encoding S-formylglutathione hydrolase, with amino-acid sequence MEGLELVSSNKVFGGFQKVYSHQSTELQCKMNFSIYLPPQAEGGDVKLPVIYYLSGLTCNEQNFITKSGFQRYAAEHGIIVVGPDTSPRGVKVPGDDESWDFGVSAGFYLDATKDPWSKNYRMGSYLTKELYDLILQAFSNNIDPTRIGIMGHSMGGHGALVSVLRNPGLYKSVSAFAPICNPTKCPWGEKAFTGYLGEDKSQWVEWDATELVKKYDGPPLTLLIDQGAGDKFYIEKQLQPENLVEACRSVGVPIILNLREGYDHSYYYISTYIGEHFDFHAKILKA; translated from the exons ATGGAAGGGCTAGAATTAGTGTCATCAAACAAGGTGTTTGGAGGGTTTCAAAAGGTATACTCCCATCAGTCAACCGAATTGCAATGTAAAATGAACTTTTCCATCTACCTGCCACCACAAGCAGAAGGTGGCGATGTCAAGTTGCCGGTTATCTACTATCTCTCTGGACTTACTTGCaatgaacaaaattttattacaaagtcAGGTTTTCaaag GTATGCAGCTGAACATGGCATTATCGTTGTTGGACCTGATACATCTCCAAGAGGTGTTAAGGTTCCTGGTGATGACGAATCCTGGGATTTTGGTGTATCAGCTGGTTTTTACCTGGATGCTACAAAAGATCCATGGTCCAAAAATTACAGAATGGGCAGTTATTTGACTAAGGAATTGTATGACCTTATCCTTCAGGCATTTAGTAACAATATTGATCCTACTAGGATTGGGATAATGGGACACAG TATGGGAGGACATGGAGCTTTGGTATCTGTATTAAGAAACCCTGGTCTTTATAAATCAGTCAGTGCATTTGCACCAATATGCAACCCTACTAAATGTCCATGGGGTGAGAAGGCTTTTACTGGTTATTTGGGTGAAGATAAAAGCCAATGGGTAGAATGGGATGCAACTGAACTTGTTAAGAAATATGATGGACCTCCACTAACACTGCTCATTGATCAG gGTGCAGGTGACaaattttacattgaaaaaCAATTGCAACCTGAAAACTTAGTTGAGGCTTGCCGCTCTGTTGGTGTACCTATCATTTTGAACCTACGCGAAGGCTATGACCATTCTTACTATTACATTTCTACTTACATTGGAgaacattttgattttcatgCTAAAATACTTAAAGCTTAG